The Phragmitibacter flavus genome includes the window CCGGCCTGACGCGCACGCAGGTTTTGGATTCATGAAATGCTGGTTGGATCACGCCACGAGTGCCAACGAAAACAGCGGCTGGATGGCATGGATTTCTGCCGACGGCAAATCCTTTCCCGGCATCGCTCCGGGACTGCTCAGCCAGAACAACACCAGCGCCCACTACGTCCCCTCGGCTTACTTCGGTGCCGGACAGGGAAATGACGCCCATGCACCCCACTATTTCGCGGACCCTGATGGGATGGTGAGACGCGCGATGGGCGGATTTGTCGCCGAAGGCAACTCAACCTCACCGGGTTATGAGGGCTGGGGCAATAAATACCCTTCCGCCAACACCACCGTGGGCCTGCCCATGGCCAGAGCTTTCGGCTGGGATTCCAGCACCTACCGGCCGCCCAACCCCAATCCTACCATCACCGAGCACAACGTCGCGACTCAAGCCACCAGTCAGGCACAGAGTCGGCCCTATTTCCTCAACCGGCCTTTCCGCAACGTGGGAGAACTGGGCTACGTCTTCACGGACACACCCTGGCGCAACATTGATTTCTCAAACGCGGAAAGCGGCGGTGTCGCGCTGCTGGACGTGTTCTGCATCAGCGAATCGGAGAACAACGACGGCCTCGTCGCTGGCAAGATCAATCTCAACACCCGCCAGATTCCCGTCCTGAAGGCGGTGCTGACCGAGGCCTATCTCGACCCTGCTCTGGCATCCAATGGCTTTGCAACCTCACGCATCGACGCGGAACACACCGCCGGGCTTGTGTCCCAGGCTCTCGTCGCCCGCACCAGCAGCACTGCCAGCGGCATGGGACCGCTGCGCAATCTCAGCGAGCTTGTCGGTAAACTTGGCGATAAAACAGGAATCACGCATCCTTCCGTCAAAGGCGTGTCCAAGGTGCCCCTATCCACCGCAAACGGCTTTTACGATGGCAAGCACTCCTACAGCGGCTTCAGCGATGCGGGATGGAACAACACCGACCAACGTCCCCGACAGACTGATCCGCCCACCGACATCTACTCCGCCTACATGAGTTCTGAGGCATTCAGCACCAACACCAACAATAGCGGCACCCGGGAGACCCTCAGCTACATCCATCGCTTCCGCGAGGCACCCATTCGTGCCCTGGCGGCCGCCGGACAAACGAGAACTTGGAACTTGATGATCGACGTCATCGCCCAGTCTGGCCGCTATCCCAAGTCCGCCACCAGTTTGAATCAGTTTCGCGCCGAAGGCGAACAACGTTACTGGGTCCATGTGGCGATTGATCGGCTCACTGGTGAAATCATCGACAAACAAATCGAAGTTGTAAAAGAATGAACCCGCGCACTCTCCTTCCACTCCTCTTCACCCTTGCGCTTGCGCTTCACGCGCGCGCCCAGGATCCCGCCACCCTGCCCCAGGGACCGCTGCTAAACCGGGCTCCGCAGTTTTCCCAATGGGTCATCACCACAAAACCTCTCGACGGCGCGAAACCCGCCGAAGCGCAAGCGGGCTCCACACCGCGGAATGACGACGGCACCACACGCCCGAAAACAACCTCTGTGACCAAAAACAACCAGTTGATCCATGAACAAACCGTCTATGCTGGAGGCGATAAAGTCGACATCTGGCGCATCGGCGGTCAGGCCCTGATGTCGGCCGCTGGCAAACCCTGGATGACCATTTCTTCGGTCGGCACTTCGTTCAACGCGACGGATTATCAAAAGGCGGACTTTGCCGGGTTCGACTGGATCGCGCCGGGCAACTACACTGGCATCAAAGAAGTCGGCGGAAGGAAGTGCCTCACCTTTAGCGGTAAGACGATTTGTCTCGACCCCCAGGAAATCGATCTATTAAAAACGTCAGCGGAACAGCAGGTTTCCGTCATGGAAACGATGAAAAACGAGGAGGTTCGTCCCGGCGATCCTCCGCTGCCTGAGGCAAAACCCTTCCGCATGGAAGACTACCATGTGCAGGTCGCCGCTTACATTGATCTGGAAACCCGTTTGCCCGTCATGCTCCAATATGAACTGCCTGAGGGGCCTATGACGCGCACCTACCAGTTCCAGCCCAACGTCGATCGATTGAGCCTCCCATCCGAGGTGCAGGATGTGCTCAAGGGGGCCGCTGACCACCAAAAGAGCCTTAACGTCGGCCGCCCGCCAATCTGAGCGCCACATTGGTGTTCGAAAATGAATATCCGAACAACAACAGGGCAAACGGATTGGCAAACTCATGCACTGCCCTGCACTGCAACACCAAGAGCCGTCACCCTTCGCATCATCAGGTCATCAGGTCAGGTGGCCAAACCGCCATCCAAACATGGCGAAGCAAAACTTCGCGGTCCGTTCAAACCATTGATGAATTCGATCCCACGTCAACCGATGTCTGATTGCCCACAACCCCCGTCCGAAGCCCCATAAAATGGACCTTCCAGAGCACTCCAACTAGAACATCCGTTCAATGGTTAGCCTCATGAGATCTGATAATATGGAGTGAAAATAATACTTCACCAAGGCCATGAAAAATCCAGCTTCCTCCATCAAACATACCCGCTGCTTGTGGCGCAAAACCCTGCTAACACTCGGCTTCACCGCCGCCAGCTCTCTCAGCACAATAACAGCTGCTGATTTCACTTGGCAAGGCAATCAGGATGCCCTCTGGAATAATGGAAATAACTGGGATCCGGCCGTTTTCCCAGACAACACGGACACCGCCATCTTTAACAACGATGGCAACAGTTTCACCATCCTTGACCTGGGAGGCGGCGCCTCCATCCTTAACATCACTTACGACACCACCGCCGCCGCTTACACCATCGGCGCAGGCGCAGTGGGCAGCCAGACGCTTACACTATCCAACACTGGTGCGATCACCAACAATGCCGCCGTTACCAACAGTCAGTTGATCAATGCCAATGTCGCCCTCGGCGGCGCATCCGCCACCATCGCCAACCACAGTGCTGCCAGCCTCCTCACCATCGCGGGAGCCGTGAGCGGCGCAGGCGGCTTCACCAAAGATGGCGTCGGCGCACTGACACTCAGTGGCCTTAACACCAACACCGGCGACACCACCCTCAACGCGGGCACCTTGAACCTCGACCACGCCGCCGCGCTGGGCAATACCACTGCGGGAGCACTGATCATCAATGGCGGCACCATCAACAATACCAGCGGCGCGGCCATCACCACCACCACGGCGAAGGCGCAGACCTGGGCCGGTGATGTTACTTTCATTGGCAGCAACAATTTGAATTTCAACGGTGGCGTCGTCACCCTCACCGGCGCTGGTTCACGCACCGTGACGGTCAGCGCGGGCACGCTCGGCGTGGGTCGCATCACCAGCGCCAGCACCGGATTGAATGTCGCCGGCCCAGGCGTATTGGCCGTCACCACCAGCGCTGCCAGCACCATCGGCGGCACACTGGATGTCGCCACCGGCAGCACCCTGCGCTTCAATACCGGAGCCACCGGCCCACTCACGAATGACTTCATCGCCACCGGCCTGACTGGCGGAGGCATCATCGAGAATGGTGGAGGCGTGGAACGCTGGCTGTTCATCAACAACGCCGTGGACAACACCTTCACCGGCATACTACAAAACGGTGCTGCAGGCGGCATGGGCTTAAACAAGGGCGGTGTGGGAACGCTCACTCTCACCGGGGCAAACACCCATAGCGGTGTCACCACCGTGCGCCTTGGCAACCTCAATCTCAGTGCCACCGGCTCGATCACTGCCAGCAGCAGCACCGGCAGCATCGTGGTGAATGCCGCAACAGGCACCACGGCGACTATGACGGTGGATGGAGGCAGCATCCTGGTGGGGGCGAACAATGCTGGAAACGCATCCATTATCGTGGGCAATGTCAATGGTGGTGCAGGCATTTTCAACGTGGGAGCTGGATCCGATGTGACCACCGGCGGAGTCACTGGCCCCGCAAGAGAAATACACGTTGGCCGCGGCGGTTTTGGCACCGCCAACATCACGGGTGGCACGGTCACGGTCGGAGGATTCATTGTCGGCGGCATCGCCACGAACGGAGTGGGCATCTGGAATGTCAGCGGCGGGTCCGTCTCCGTTGGCACAAACGGCAACTGGGGTGCCACTTTTGGTGCCAGCGGAGGCACCACCGGTGTGCTGAACCTCACTGGAGGAACCTTCAACAACACCCATACGGGAACGAGCGCCGGCTTGTGGGTCGGCGAAAACGGCAGGGCAGAGTTCAACATTTCCGGCACTGGACAGGCCAATCTGGGCGGCAACACCTCCAACGGAAACTCCGGCCTCGTCATCGGCAAGAACAACGGTGCGGCAGGCATCGTCAACCTCGGTGCCGTCGGCGCAGGTGGCGGCACCATCAGCACCACCATGGTTTCCCACACCGGCAACGGCACCGGCAGGCTCAACTTTCACGGCGGCACCTTGCAGGCCAGGACAGGCGCAGCCGCGAACTTCATGTCCGGACTCACCAGCGCCCACGTCTATGCTGAAGGCGGCACCATTGATAACAACGGGCAGGCCATCACCATCGCCCAAGCCCTGCTTGCCCCGACCGGTTTCGGCATCAATGCGCTGGATACCACCGGACTGGCCACCACCGGCTACACCACCGCGCCCCTCGTCACCATCACCGGCGGCACCGGCACCGCTGCCACCGCCAATGCCACCGTCGATGCCAGCGGCAACCTCACCGGCTTCATCATCACCAACCCCGGCTCTGATTACACCGCAGGCGACACCCTCACCGTGACCCTCTCCGGCGGCGGAAAAAACACCACTTCCGCCAGCACCACCTCCGCCACCCTCAGCGAAAACGCAGGTGGCGGCATGACCTACATCGGCACCGGCACCACCACCCTCACCGCTGCAAACACCTACACCGGGGGCACCATCATCACCCAAGGTCGCCTGTTGGCCAATAACACCACCGGCTCGGCCACGGGCACCGGAAGTGTCAGCGTAACTTCTGGAGCCACGTTGGGCGGAACCGGTAGCATTAGTGGCGGCCGCACGGCCAACATCACGCTTGGTGCCGGGAGTTTTCTCGCGGTTGGCAACACCCACGGTGCAGGCGGCCTCGCAGAAACCTTGGAACTTGGCACGGGCGGCACCATCACCAGCACCGCCGACACCACTTTCCAGTTTGATCTCATGGGCGCTGGCACCGCCGGTGCTGCCCCTGCCGCGTATAACTTCAACAACGACTATCTCGACTTCACCACTGCCGCTGCAATAGATATCCTTGGCGTCATTCAACTCTCGGCCGCAGATACCAGTTCATGGCTGCCTGAAGAACAAATCTGGAAACTCATCGACTGGACCGGCATTACCGATTTGGGCGCATCGATGGACCTGGTCTACTCCGGTATCATCGACAACTACGTGCTTAGTTCCTTCACTGACGACAGTGGTTTTTACATTAGGGCATCCCTGGTCCCTGAACCATCCCGTGTGTTGCTGATGATGGCCGGGCTTTGTCTGCTTGGACTGCGCCGCAAACGTTGAGTGTTGCCGACAAGCAACGCCATGAATTGTCTGTCAGACCAAAGTTTGATTCATTGCCCAGAGTTAATTTGAACTGCCTATCATGAACCGGTTATTTTTGTTTTTCATCGCAGCCTATCTAAGTGCTTTCGCAGAAATTGCAAAGGCGGCACCCAAGCTGCCCAAAGATGCGGCGAATGTGCTTGCCTCGTTGTTGAGTCCGCTATCTCAGGGGCAGGCGCAGGAAGTGCCGAATCGGTTCAAAGCCATCCTATCATTCATGGAGCTGGCGGAGCAACGTTCACCATTGGGGGCCGAGGAAATTCTGCGCCGGGCTTACAATGAACGAAAAGACATCGGGCCAATGCGCAAAACCGCATCGGTCATGGCATTGAGTGCAGCCTGGCGGCAGGCGCGCGCCATGGGGTCTTTCAATTCTGATCATGCTTTCACCGGTCGAATCATCAAAGGTGAAGACTATGGCAAATCGGTGGTTTTTGAGCAGGTGGTGCCGGCCTCGCAGGCGCCGCAGTTTGCCGCAGAAATCGCCAACTACCGGCTCATCGAACCCAGCCGCGCCCGCAAGGCGGATGAGGCGGTGAGCCATCGTGATGCAGCCACTCTCGCCGGCTTGGAAAGTATCGCTCAGGAGGCGAGAAGGATGGATACGGTGGGGCTCCATGCCGAAGCCTGGCAGCGTGACATGGAAGCGGCGGGCGAGTTGGCGAATCAGCAACCGCGCGTCAGAATTCGCATGCTCACCCAGGCGACCCCCGCCAGGAAGAATGGCGATGCTTGGCAGACCAGGGTGGACCTTGGAAACGCTTCAGATATTCCCTCCGAAGTGACGCTGCATTGCTACATGATCGGCAGGCTTTGGAAGAGCAATGATACTTATGTCATGAAGCGCCATACCCGGCAGCTGAAGTTGCGCGGAAATGAAACGAGGCAGTTGATCCTGTCCACGCCAAGCCGGGGACAATGCAAGCAAATGATGGACGACCATGAGCGCCTGAACAAAAATGAACGGATGGTGAGCGAACTGGATTATGTCGGTTCATTGAGTGTCGTTGAACATGACGGAACGACACTGGCAACCGCCGCCACTTACCCCAGCCTGCTGAAGATTCTCGACGAGCAACAACAGTTCCCCAGCGGCATTGCCATCGTTGGCAAGTAGTGGCCGTTTCGCTGATGGCGCACTTCAAAACTTGGCTTTACCCACTTATGAAGAATCTCTTTCGGTTGATCTGCTACGACATCTGCAAACAGCTTTTTTCGAGGCCTGCTTTCGCGCCGATGGTGGCTTTGGCTGGTGGCCTTGGTGCGGCGACCGTCATTGCGTTTGTCCAGATGGATGTGTTGAATGCACGCGACGCTTCAGGGCGCGCCGCAGCGGTGGTTTCCCGCATCGCAGAAACACCAAGGGCCGTGCCGGATGAACAACTGAATCACCAAGCGCAATCGGTCAATTATCCACGGGCGCTGGCCCGGGCGTTCGCGCTGGACAAAGGGAGCGAACGTGAAGACCTCCTCCGTGATCTGCTTTCCAGCTGGGCTGAGCGGAACGAGGCGGCGCTGGTGAGTTGGATTGCGGCGTTGAAGGATCCAGCCGTCCGACGTTCCATCTGCTCCACCGTTTGTCTGGCTGTGGCGGAGAAAAACCCGAGCAAGGCCATCGCGCTGGCGCTCGCTCCTGGTTTGGACGAACACGATGACGGCGGATTGCTCGAGTATTTGACCATGCAGTGGTGCGAGAAAGAAGTCGCAACCGCCCTCGAATGGGTGCTCGAACAAGCGCCGGGCGAATGGCGGGACCGCCTGTTGGCGAGAGCTTCCTTCGTGCTTTCCAAATCGGATCCGGCGGCGGCGGCGCAACTCGTTTCCGGCTTGGAGCCAGGAAACCTGCAGAAAGAAGCCGTCATGGCCGTGCTCCACCAATGGGCGCTCAAAGACTCCAAAGCCGCCCTCCAGTGGGCGGCAGCCTTTCCCGAACCGACGCTCCGCGAACGCGCGTTCGCCGAGATCTCGAACATCCGCAATCTGTCAGCCGCCCGTGACGTGGAATCATGATGGCAAGCGCCTCCATAGTTCGACTTCTCCACCCTCCCTGGCTGCTGGAAAGGCTTCAATACACAACCTGAGAATCCCAAAACAATGCACAAACCTATAAAAAACTGGCTGGCGTCCTTGATGCTGCCAATGATTGCCCTTGGACTGCCACAAGCGCAGGCCTACACTCACCCCAGCATCCCCTTCACCATTGAGGATCTGGATACCATCAAGGCCAACCTCGACAAGGAGCCTTGGAAGTCCGGTTACGCCGCGCTCGCCGGTGCCAGCACCTCCCAGCTCAACTGGCCGATGGAGGGCCCGACCGCGAATGTCAGCCGCACTCCGGACATCAATCTCACCACCTGGAAAAACGACATGAACGCCATCTACAACCTGGCGCGCATGTGGTATTTTACCGGCAACCACGCCTATGCGCAGAAAGCCCACGGCATCCTCCTCGCCTGGGCCAACAACCACACCAGCTTCTCGGGCCAGGAAATGTCCCTTTCCGTCGGCGACTTCGCCCCCGTTTACATCGGCGGCGCCGACATCCTCCGCGGCACCTGGCCCGGCTGGACCGAGGCCGACACCACGACGGTCAAAAACTACTTCCGCAACGTTTACTGGCCGCAAACACTGGGCGACTTCACCACCACCGGCCCCGCCAACAAGGGCTACCTCAACCTGGCCGCCGGCATCGCCATCGCCGCCTTCCTCGACGACACGGAAAAGTTCAACCGGATCGTCGATATTTTCCGCACCACCCCGGCCGCAGGCTTGCCCAACACCCTGCCTATCGGAGTGATGGGGGAGACCGGTCGCGACGCCGGCCACCTCTACGGCGGAATCTTCAGCGCCGCCTTCTTCGCCGAAGTGGCCTGGAAGCAGGGGATTGACCTTTACTCCGAATTGGACAACCGCTTGCTTGCTTGTGGCGAATATTACGCCCGTAACACCTACAAGTCCGACAATCCCTTCGTCCCCTTCGGCACCATCGATTGGAACTACTACGCCAACAACGCCTATCCCTACACCGCCAATCGAGGAGCCTTCTTTCTCCTCCAAAACGCCTACAAAAACCGCCTCCGTCTCCCCACCCCCTGGATCGATCACAAGATGATTGAGCAGGGCGTCGACGGCGGCAACTTCATGTATGCCAAGGCCGCCGACTTCAGCACCGCCACCCCGCTGTCGCCCGTCGTCCGCCCGCCGGTTTCCCCGGCCTCGGGCGGCTTGACCCTCACCACCCTCGGCGGTCAGACCGCCGGTCGCAGCCTCTCCTACGCCAGCGGCGTGTGGACCATGAGCGGCCTTGGCGGCGGCACCTGGACCGACGGCGCCGACGACTGCCAGTTTGCCTACCGACCCATGACCGGCGACTGCGCCATGGTCGCCAAAGTCACCTCCGCCACCTGGTCGGGCAACGGCAACGGCAAGGTCGGCCTCATGATTCGCGATAACCTCGTCGGCACCGTCGCCCAGCGCCACTGGGTCGGCATCGTCCCCAACCCCGCCAACATACTGATGGAG containing:
- a CDS encoding beta strand repeat-containing protein; translation: MKNPASSIKHTRCLWRKTLLTLGFTAASSLSTITAADFTWQGNQDALWNNGNNWDPAVFPDNTDTAIFNNDGNSFTILDLGGGASILNITYDTTAAAYTIGAGAVGSQTLTLSNTGAITNNAAVTNSQLINANVALGGASATIANHSAASLLTIAGAVSGAGGFTKDGVGALTLSGLNTNTGDTTLNAGTLNLDHAAALGNTTAGALIINGGTINNTSGAAITTTTAKAQTWAGDVTFIGSNNLNFNGGVVTLTGAGSRTVTVSAGTLGVGRITSASTGLNVAGPGVLAVTTSAASTIGGTLDVATGSTLRFNTGATGPLTNDFIATGLTGGGIIENGGGVERWLFINNAVDNTFTGILQNGAAGGMGLNKGGVGTLTLTGANTHSGVTTVRLGNLNLSATGSITASSSTGSIVVNAATGTTATMTVDGGSILVGANNAGNASIIVGNVNGGAGIFNVGAGSDVTTGGVTGPAREIHVGRGGFGTANITGGTVTVGGFIVGGIATNGVGIWNVSGGSVSVGTNGNWGATFGASGGTTGVLNLTGGTFNNTHTGTSAGLWVGENGRAEFNISGTGQANLGGNTSNGNSGLVIGKNNGAAGIVNLGAVGAGGGTISTTMVSHTGNGTGRLNFHGGTLQARTGAAANFMSGLTSAHVYAEGGTIDNNGQAITIAQALLAPTGFGINALDTTGLATTGYTTAPLVTITGGTGTAATANATVDASGNLTGFIITNPGSDYTAGDTLTVTLSGGGKNTTSASTTSATLSENAGGGMTYIGTGTTTLTAANTYTGGTIITQGRLLANNTTGSATGTGSVSVTSGATLGGTGSISGGRTANITLGAGSFLAVGNTHGAGGLAETLELGTGGTITSTADTTFQFDLMGAGTAGAAPAAYNFNNDYLDFTTAAAIDILGVIQLSAADTSSWLPEEQIWKLIDWTGITDLGASMDLVYSGIIDNYVLSSFTDDSGFYIRASLVPEPSRVLLMMAGLCLLGLRRKR